The sequence TTTGGCTTCGCCAAACGGTCGCTGCGCTCCCACGCCCGGATCAATCCCTCCACTCAGCCTTCCGACGTCGCCTTACAGATCAAAAGCGCAGCCGAGCTAACGCTCATCCTGTTGAGTGGTGAAGGGCGCAGCGTGGTCGGCTTTGGATTTGTGGTGGATTTTCCCCTCACCCCAGCCCTCTCCCGAGGGAGAGGGAGCCGATGGTGAGCTTTTCAAAATTTGCGTTCAACTCGGTATTTCACGTCGGCGTACCTCCCCCAAACACCTCGGTCAGTCCCCTCTCCCTCTGGGAGAGGGTTAGGGTGAGGGGCTCTTGATCTGGCTTTTGATCTTGCTTCGGCTTTTGATCTTTTGCCCCATCGGCAGGCCGAGCGGAGGTGTTCATCCGGGGGATAGGCGCGCAGCGCCGTGCGGCGAAGCCGCATTCATCGAGAGGAGGTGCAGCGAAGCAAACCGTAGGCGATGCCCCCGGATGGACACCGTAGCGAGGGAACACTGAGCCTAAGCGAAGTGCCGTACGCCAGGGGCAAAGCCTTTTGGTTCCTTTTTGGCGTTTGAAAAAGGGACTCGCTGTAAGAGCGAAACCGCCAGCGGCAACCCCCGCAGCAACGGATATACCCCCAATCCCAATCCCAATCCCAAAACCCCAAACACAAAAAAAGGCGCGATCCTCTCGAATCGCGCCTTTCTCATGTACCGCTATCTATCAACTACCCAGCGCCTTCGACGCCAGCCAGAACAACCCGGCCGACAGCGCAACAGTCGCCGGCAAGGTCAACACCCACGCCAACAGAATGGTGCGAACCGTGCCACCCTGCAGGCCGCTCTTGTTGGCGACCATGGTGCCCGCCACGCCCGAGGACAGAACGTGCGTGGTCGACACAGGCAGGCTGAAGATGTTGGCCATACCGATCAAACTGGCAGTAGTGATCTGCGCGGACATGCCCTGGGAGTAGGTCATGCCTTGCTTGCCGATCTTCTCGCCAATGGTCAATACAACACGCTTCCAGCCAACCATGGTGCCCAGGCCCAGAGCCAGCGCGACCGCCAGAATCACCCAGAACGGCGCGTATTCGGTGGTGGTGGTCAGGTCTTTGCGCAGCTTGTCGAGGTCAGCCTTTTCACGCGGTTCCAGACCCGGCAGCTTGCCAACCTTCTTCGCGGTGTCGTCCAGGCAGAGCAGGTAACGACGCACTTCAATGCGGCTTTCCGACGACAGCGAGTGGTAGTCCGCAACACCTTTGAGGGTGTGCAGCAGGGCGCTGATGGTCGGTTCGGTCTGCTGCGGGTTGCAGCGGAATTTCTCCGGCAGGTCGCCTTCTACGCTCTTGCCCAGGGCCAGGAACTCACCCAGCGAATCGGCGTTGCGCTGGTAGAACTGGCTCAGGTGCAGGGTCGCATCGCGAGTACGTTCGATCTGATAGGTGGTGCTGTTCAGGTCGAGTACGAACTGCGCAGGCACGATACCGATCAGCACCAGCATGATCAGGCCGATGCCTTTCTGGCCATCGTTGGAACCGTGCACGAAGCTCACGGCCATGGCCGAGATCACCAGGACCAGACGGTTCCAGAACGGTGGGTGCTTCTTGTCGTCGATCTTGCGGCGCTGTTCCGGTGTCTTGTGCATCTTCGACAGCGGACGCCACCACTTCAGGCCGATCAGGATCAGCGCGGCGATCAGGAAACCGGCCATCGGCGAAAACACCAGCGAGGCGCCGATATCGATCGCTTTCTGCCAGTTCACGCCATCGGCCAACGGAATGTCGTTGATCAGGGCGTTGGCCAGGCCGACACCGAGGATCGAGCCGATCAAGGTGTGCGAGCTGGAAGCCGGGATACCGAAGTACCAGGTGCCCAGGTTCCAGGCGATTGCCGCGGCGAGCAACGAGAACACCATCGCCAGACCATGGCCGGTGTTCACATTGATCAGCAGTTCAACCGGCAGCAAATGGACGATGGCATACGCCACGCCAACGCCACCCAGCAGCACGCCGAGGAAATTGAACACACCGGAAAAGAACACCGCCAGGTGAGGCGGCATGGCTTTGGTGTAGATAACAGTGGCTACCGCGTTAGCGGTGTCATGAAATCCATTGATGAACTCGAAGGCGAGGACAAACGTCAGGGCGAGCAAGAGGCTCACAAGCACCCAAGCATCCAGTCCGCTGAATAAATCGATCATGAAGGTTTTCTGACCCGGTCGTAAGGGGGCGCGATTATGCCAGAAAAGACTGGAAATCGATCCCCTACCTGCTCATCGGTTACACACTTCTTCGATTTAATTTGTTGCAGCGCATGAAAACCTAGCGTTGCGCATGGTTTTTCAAGTCGTTGATTTAATTGATAAAAGCCTTTTTTAGTAGGCGATTTTACCGACGCGAAGAGGTCTCAAACGCTTGTCTGAAATATCTGTGAAACCTGTAGGACGCCCGTCCTCAGTCTGCCTGGCCGGGTGATGGCCGCTGCCCGCGGGTAGCGGGCGCGCAAGGCATCGTCGTTTCACCGCGCTTGTAACCGGTGCGGACGCAAACCTTCAAAAGATGCAAAAACCGTGGCTCAAGGCTCTTCGGCTTTGCGTTCCTTTTCGATCTTTTCGATTTCTTGCTTGAAGACCTGATCCTGAACGGTCGGGCGTTTACGCCACGCTTTGCGTTCCGGTTCTGGCTGAGCGGCGTAGGTGGTGACTTCCCCGCCGTAAACTTCCTTGTAACGTTGTTCCTGGCGCTCAAGTTCCGCGCGCAGTTCGTCTTTCGTCACAGTGCTACCTGTATGAGTTGAGTGAAGTGTCTGGTGAAACGCACTGCAACGAATCGATTGAACGAAGCCACCGAGAGTTCAATGCCCAGACAGGCATTGGTTTTATCGGTGGGACGATCAAGACTTCCGTGTTACAGGCGGCTACGGCACCAGATAAAAACTGACGCAGCATCAGTTTCCTGTTTCAGCGAGCGCAGGCGTTGCATGAGTGATGCGTGTCGGGCGCTGGCCGGGCTGTTGGCGATGGACATCGCCTCAGCGGGTGACGGCCTCGGCGATTAAAAACGAGGTGCCACTGAGGTGCATTATAGCGGTCGATTCGGGAATGACTATCTTTGCCAAGTTAAAAACGGTTCCGGATGTGTGATTGTTTTGTGACTCGCAACTTTTGTCGCTAGTTGAAGTGTGCGTTGGCCGTTATTTGCCACGCGATCGGTTTTTGGCGCCATTTAGTCGAACAACTAAACAGTGATTCAGATAAAGGCTGAAGTTGAGCGAACCCCGGAAAGGGTTTGAAGCAAGCCGAACGGCCGATTGCGATTATCGGCCGACGGTTCGATAATCGCCCAATCTTGCAGGCCAGACGCTTGTGCATTTGCCGGCGAGCCGCTTGTATAGCCCATTGATCCGTGCCGGATAAAAGGACAAGAAATGAACGATCAAATGCGCAACTCTTTCACCTCCGTGGCGCCGCCGATCGTCGCCTCGCCGGCCAAACGCATCCAGGCGCTGACCGGTGATCCGGACTTCATGACCTCGCTGGCCCGGGGCTTGGCGGTGGTGCAGGCGTTTCAGGAGCGCAAACGCCATCTGACCATCGCCCAAATCAGTCACCGCACGGAAATTCCCCGCGCCGCCGTGCGCCGTTGCCTGCATACCTTGATCAAACTCGGCTACGCCACCACCGACGGTCGCACCTACTCATTGCTGCCCAAAGTGCTGACCCTCGGCCACGCCTATCTGTCGTCGACGCCGTTGGCAGTGTCCGCCCAGCCGTACCTCGACCGCATGAGCGAGCAACTGCACGAAGCCTGCAACATGGCCACACTCGAAGGCGACGACATTCTCTACATCGCCCGTTCGGCGACCACGCAGCGGCTGATTTCGGTGGACCTGTCGGTGGGCGGTCGCTTGCCGGCGTACTGCACGTCGATGGGGCGGATTCTGCTGGCAGCACTGGACGATACGTCGCTGCGTGAATACCTCGAGCACGCCGAACTGGTCGCCAAGACCAGCCGCACGATCCATACACCCGATGCGCTGCTCGAATGCCTGCAG comes from Pseudomonas sp. RU47 and encodes:
- the pcaR gene encoding pca regulon transcriptional regulator PcaR; this encodes MNDQMRNSFTSVAPPIVASPAKRIQALTGDPDFMTSLARGLAVVQAFQERKRHLTIAQISHRTEIPRAAVRRCLHTLIKLGYATTDGRTYSLLPKVLTLGHAYLSSTPLAVSAQPYLDRMSEQLHEACNMATLEGDDILYIARSATTQRLISVDLSVGGRLPAYCTSMGRILLAALDDTSLREYLEHAELVAKTSRTIHTPDALLECLQEVRQQGWCIVDQELEQGLRSIAVPVYDASGQVVAALNVSTHAGRVSRTELEQRFLPGLLSASRDLSAQLFA
- a CDS encoding inorganic phosphate transporter, yielding MIDLFSGLDAWVLVSLLLALTFVLAFEFINGFHDTANAVATVIYTKAMPPHLAVFFSGVFNFLGVLLGGVGVAYAIVHLLPVELLINVNTGHGLAMVFSLLAAAIAWNLGTWYFGIPASSSHTLIGSILGVGLANALINDIPLADGVNWQKAIDIGASLVFSPMAGFLIAALILIGLKWWRPLSKMHKTPEQRRKIDDKKHPPFWNRLVLVISAMAVSFVHGSNDGQKGIGLIMLVLIGIVPAQFVLDLNSTTYQIERTRDATLHLSQFYQRNADSLGEFLALGKSVEGDLPEKFRCNPQQTEPTISALLHTLKGVADYHSLSSESRIEVRRYLLCLDDTAKKVGKLPGLEPREKADLDKLRKDLTTTTEYAPFWVILAVALALGLGTMVGWKRVVLTIGEKIGKQGMTYSQGMSAQITTASLIGMANIFSLPVSTTHVLSSGVAGTMVANKSGLQGGTVRTILLAWVLTLPATVALSAGLFWLASKALGS